The Vibrio agarivorans genome window below encodes:
- the nifH gene encoding nitrogenase iron protein produces the protein MAIRQCAIYGKGGIGKSTTTQNLVAALAEAGKKVMIIGCDPKADSTRLILHSKAQNTIMEMAAEAGSVEDIELEDVLKTGFGDVRCVESGGPEPGVGCAGRGVITAINFLEEEGAYEEDLDFVFYDVLGDVVCGGFAMPIRENKAQEIYIVCSGEMMAMYAANNISKGICKYATSGGVRLAGLICNSRNTDREDELIEALAAKIGTQMIHFVPRDNIVQRAEIRRMTVIEYDPTCNQAGEYRTLAKKIIDNELFVIPNPVSMDELEELLMEFGIIDEEDETIIGQTASQEAAA, from the coding sequence ATGGCAATTCGTCAATGTGCAATATACGGCAAAGGTGGCATCGGCAAGTCCACTACAACTCAAAACTTAGTGGCAGCGTTAGCAGAAGCCGGCAAGAAAGTCATGATTATCGGTTGTGACCCTAAAGCGGATTCAACGCGCTTAATTCTTCACTCTAAAGCACAAAACACCATTATGGAGATGGCTGCTGAAGCGGGTTCTGTAGAAGATATCGAGCTTGAAGACGTTTTAAAAACAGGTTTCGGTGATGTTCGTTGTGTTGAATCGGGCGGCCCAGAGCCAGGTGTAGGCTGTGCAGGTCGTGGGGTTATCACGGCTATCAACTTTCTTGAAGAAGAAGGCGCTTATGAAGAAGACCTAGACTTCGTTTTTTATGATGTTCTTGGTGACGTGGTGTGTGGTGGTTTTGCAATGCCGATTCGTGAGAATAAGGCGCAAGAAATCTACATCGTGTGCTCTGGTGAGATGATGGCGATGTACGCTGCAAACAACATCTCTAAAGGTATCTGTAAATACGCGACTTCAGGCGGTGTGCGCTTAGCAGGCTTGATCTGTAACTCTCGTAATACTGACCGTGAAGATGAGCTGATTGAAGCACTGGCTGCCAAGATTGGTACACAGATGATCCACTTCGTTCCGCGTGACAATATTGTTCAACGTGCAGAGATTCGTCGAATGACGGTGATTGAATATGATCCGACTTGTAATCAGGCTGGTGAGTATCGCACGCTAGCGAAGAAAATTATCGATAATGAGTTATTTGTTATCCCTAACCCTGTCTCTATGGATGAGCTTGAAGAGCTGCTTATGGAGTTTGGCATCATTGATGAAGAAGATGAGACCATCATTGGCCAGACAGCAAGTCAAGAGGCTGCAGCCTAG
- a CDS encoding LysR family transcriptional regulator gives MDDIANHKALICVAETGSLGGASEQLGKSKVMISRAIKTLEDELGFRLLDRNAKGSKLTAKGSAYVETCRPVIQQVDSALNAMALNKGQFICDTDDQQIPLKLSSPNTFGSIVLSEVIADFQKAHSHYRLELVTDEQFQDIFDHKLDISIRAHLSSDSIHDNLISRPLIKLPFFLCCTPDYLTRYLSKTVTSANGMIAERDVISDNIVRIKNIGIDEWFAETPFVAWSYLGQHESVMIDSESQRKVTPANVTFISNNSISCTNYLMASEGFAFLPLHVIRQALNEGKLIIVTLEPIKFEVDLRITYMNAQGRQSATNRFVEFLMQHSTITTLRQEIQNLYIKLKL, from the coding sequence ATGGACGACATTGCAAATCATAAGGCATTAATCTGTGTTGCGGAAACTGGCTCTTTAGGAGGAGCTTCAGAGCAATTAGGTAAATCGAAAGTTATGATTTCTAGAGCGATCAAAACACTAGAAGATGAGTTGGGGTTTCGTTTACTCGACCGCAATGCTAAGGGTTCAAAACTCACCGCCAAAGGCAGTGCTTATGTGGAGACTTGCCGTCCGGTCATACAGCAAGTTGATAGTGCTTTAAATGCGATGGCACTGAATAAAGGGCAGTTTATCTGTGATACCGACGACCAACAAATTCCACTCAAGTTGTCGAGCCCAAATACATTTGGCTCTATTGTCCTCAGTGAGGTTATCGCAGATTTTCAAAAAGCACATAGCCATTATCGGCTTGAGTTAGTGACAGACGAGCAGTTTCAGGACATCTTTGATCACAAACTGGATATTTCCATACGCGCCCACCTCTCGTCAGACTCAATCCATGACAATCTTATCTCACGTCCGTTAATCAAATTACCCTTCTTTTTATGTTGTACTCCCGATTACTTAACGCGTTATTTATCGAAGACAGTGACCTCAGCGAACGGCATGATTGCCGAGAGAGATGTTATTTCAGACAACATTGTTAGGATAAAAAATATCGGTATCGACGAGTGGTTTGCAGAGACCCCTTTTGTAGCGTGGTCCTACCTCGGACAGCATGAGAGTGTAATGATTGATAGTGAAAGCCAACGTAAAGTTACCCCTGCGAACGTCACATTTATTAGTAATAATTCGATATCGTGTACAAATTATCTCATGGCTTCTGAGGGTTTTGCATTCCTACCATTACACGTCATTAGACAGGCGTTAAATGAGGGTAAACTTATCATCGTTACTCTTGAACCGATCAAGTTTGAAGTGGATTTACGCATCACTTATATGAATGCACAAGGTAGGCAATCGGCAACCAACCGCTTTGTCGAATTCTTGATGCAGCACTCTACGATAACTACGCTTCGACAAGAGATTCAAAACTTGTATATCAAACTTAAATTATAA
- a CDS encoding TSUP family transporter: protein MEVTFEILTILFLVAGLAGFIDAMAGGGGLLTLPALLAVGVPPTQALATNKLQGTFGSFSATLYFVRRGIVNLKEMRLAIACTFVGSAIGAKLVQYIDAGILTSLIPLLLLGVSLYFLFAPQVDEERGTPKLSESMFAFTVGTGVGFYDGFFGPGTGSIFTICFVAIAQLSIINATAKTKVLNFTSNIAALLFFIFAGLPVWELGLVMAVGGFIGARFGAKVVISKGKKFIRPLVVVMSMIMAIKLLLQQHPEWLAFI from the coding sequence ATGGAAGTCACTTTCGAGATCTTAACGATCCTCTTTTTGGTTGCAGGTCTTGCGGGTTTTATTGATGCAATGGCAGGTGGTGGCGGTCTTCTCACACTACCAGCCCTGCTGGCTGTTGGTGTTCCTCCTACACAAGCGCTTGCCACCAACAAGCTTCAAGGCACGTTTGGCAGCTTTTCAGCTACACTTTATTTTGTACGTCGAGGTATTGTTAATCTCAAAGAGATGCGGCTTGCTATTGCGTGTACCTTCGTTGGTTCTGCAATCGGCGCAAAGCTCGTTCAGTATATTGATGCCGGTATTTTGACTAGCCTTATCCCACTGCTGTTGTTGGGTGTTTCTTTGTATTTTTTGTTCGCACCACAAGTTGACGAAGAACGAGGTACACCCAAGCTTTCTGAAAGCATGTTTGCTTTTACTGTCGGCACTGGCGTTGGGTTTTATGATGGCTTCTTTGGGCCAGGTACTGGCTCTATCTTTACAATCTGCTTTGTCGCAATTGCACAGCTCTCTATCATTAATGCCACCGCAAAAACGAAAGTGCTCAACTTCACTTCCAACATCGCTGCTTTATTGTTTTTTATTTTCGCAGGCTTACCGGTTTGGGAGCTAGGCCTTGTTATGGCTGTCGGTGGTTTTATTGGCGCAAGGTTTGGTGCCAAAGTCGTGATATCTAAGGGTAAGAAGTTCATTCGCCCACTGGTAGTTGTCATGTCGATGATCATGGCGATTAAACTGCTGCTTCAGCAGCATCCAGAATGGTTAGCGTTCATATAA
- a CDS encoding DUF1254 domain-containing protein: MKALKFSTLALITSTLFAGSAVASEQANIIEVTKENFSHAETARNYRNWANKGATNEFVKMQGLPPRGKAAPTVQMNDDTLYGVAIVEAVDGEVSFSIPETDNYMAVQVITERGHGQHYVVEDGKYSLPVESEFAFLIYRSGTEHGIDAAKTSLDKVNIKDFNFATSYQVQPYDYENVEQWVKKYTQEVNSMDKFTYTFPRTSDKVTNLHQWNLENAAGWGGASPEAMVGNKYANSSKMRADTCYRTTFEDPENRFFTSVTAYDGDKYLMEGVHHISSNSWEKNADGTITISFNCGDSAINNIDTKGNDYTFTSRHYGVNPKIMEANDDPIISGITIQ; the protein is encoded by the coding sequence ATGAAAGCACTAAAATTTTCAACACTTGCGTTAATCACCAGCACACTCTTCGCTGGCTCTGCGGTCGCATCGGAGCAAGCAAACATAATCGAAGTAACAAAAGAAAACTTTTCGCACGCTGAAACAGCAAGGAACTACCGCAACTGGGCAAATAAAGGGGCGACGAACGAGTTTGTAAAAATGCAGGGCCTGCCACCTCGCGGTAAAGCTGCACCGACAGTGCAAATGAATGATGACACACTCTATGGCGTTGCAATTGTTGAAGCTGTAGACGGTGAGGTAAGCTTCTCTATCCCTGAAACAGACAACTACATGGCGGTTCAAGTCATCACCGAGCGTGGTCATGGTCAACACTATGTTGTTGAAGACGGGAAATATTCATTACCCGTTGAGTCAGAGTTTGCCTTTTTAATCTATCGCTCTGGCACTGAACACGGTATCGATGCTGCAAAAACAAGTCTCGATAAAGTGAACATTAAGGACTTCAACTTCGCGACGAGCTATCAAGTACAGCCTTATGACTATGAAAACGTTGAGCAGTGGGTAAAGAAATACACCCAAGAGGTAAACAGTATGGACAAGTTTACCTACACGTTCCCACGAACAAGTGACAAGGTCACAAACTTGCACCAGTGGAACCTTGAGAATGCAGCTGGTTGGGGTGGCGCTAGTCCTGAAGCAATGGTCGGAAATAAATATGCGAACAGCTCAAAAATGCGTGCTGATACCTGTTACAGAACAACATTTGAAGATCCTGAAAACCGATTCTTCACCTCGGTTACTGCATATGATGGAGACAAATACTTGATGGAAGGTGTGCATCATATCAGCTCTAACTCTTGGGAGAAAAATGCCGATGGCACAATAACGATTTCCTTTAACTGTGGGGATTCTGCAATCAACAACATCGATACCAAAGGTAACGACTATACCTTCACAAGCCGTCACTATGGCGTGAACCCGAAAATAATGGAAGCGAATGACGACCCAATTATCTCGGGCATCACCATTCAGTAA
- a CDS encoding MarR family winged helix-turn-helix transcriptional regulator, with the protein MSQATTLEGLFGLAHAVKREMHSQIEQLGLAITPMHMRVLKVIAKKQQCTANDIVQFLHRDKAQVTRLLKLLLDEALLEKAPNPADKRSAFLHVTTKGQQLVAQIAEVERALIGKMTKDLCDSELEQYQTIANKMRQNLS; encoded by the coding sequence GTGTCACAAGCGACGACTTTGGAAGGATTATTCGGTTTAGCGCATGCAGTTAAGCGTGAGATGCACAGTCAAATAGAGCAGTTAGGCCTTGCGATTACTCCGATGCATATGCGCGTACTAAAAGTGATAGCAAAGAAGCAGCAATGTACTGCTAATGATATCGTTCAGTTTCTACATCGCGATAAAGCTCAAGTTACAAGACTACTAAAGCTATTGTTAGATGAGGCGTTACTTGAAAAGGCACCAAACCCAGCAGACAAGCGAAGTGCCTTTCTGCATGTAACAACTAAAGGACAACAGCTTGTCGCGCAAATTGCAGAAGTTGAGCGGGCACTGATTGGTAAAATGACCAAAGATTTGTGCGACTCTGAACTTGAACAGTATCAGACCATAGCGAACAAGATGCGACAGAACCTTAGCTAG
- a CDS encoding siderophore-interacting protein codes for MKRKMVPKSLTVIATSKLSNNYLRIRFSGEDLARMPEDCTGDYIKLIFSQNGSAEIGELGEGQRPIMRTYTIRHFDPMNQTLDVDFVLHDSEQSSGVASKWAANAQVGDTIKIGGPGHSDTVPFDLSHYVMFADMTSLPALSATVAQLSAKPSGDIYIQVSDNTDRQALEGEIDAPKGMQLHWLVASPHQPALRSAVDSISLPHNQAGVWCACEFSQMRAIRRHISDHFELERSHCYFSSYWKDGVTEDGHKVLKKEDAEAFSQKD; via the coding sequence ATGAAAAGAAAAATGGTACCTAAATCATTGACGGTTATTGCTACGAGTAAACTCAGTAACAATTATCTTCGAATTCGCTTTTCTGGTGAAGACTTAGCTCGGATGCCGGAAGATTGTACCGGTGACTACATTAAACTTATCTTTTCTCAAAATGGCTCAGCTGAAATTGGCGAGCTTGGTGAAGGTCAGCGACCAATAATGAGAACCTACACGATTCGTCATTTTGACCCAATGAACCAAACGTTAGATGTCGATTTTGTCCTTCACGATAGCGAACAGTCGAGTGGCGTTGCGAGCAAATGGGCTGCAAACGCCCAAGTTGGTGACACGATAAAAATAGGAGGCCCTGGTCATAGTGACACCGTTCCTTTTGATCTCAGCCACTATGTCATGTTTGCCGATATGACTTCCCTTCCCGCGCTTTCAGCAACCGTCGCACAGTTGTCAGCAAAACCAAGCGGCGATATTTATATCCAGGTATCCGATAATACAGATAGGCAAGCACTTGAAGGAGAAATCGACGCTCCTAAGGGAATGCAGTTGCACTGGCTAGTGGCTAGCCCACATCAACCTGCGCTAAGGAGTGCTGTTGATTCCATCTCCCTTCCGCACAATCAAGCTGGTGTTTGGTGCGCTTGTGAGTTTTCACAAATGAGAGCGATTCGTCGTCATATCTCAGACCATTTTGAGCTTGAGCGCAGTCATTGCTATTTCAGTAGTTATTGGAAAGACGGTGTCACGGAAGATGGGCACAAGGTGCTAAAAAAAGAGGACGCAGAAGCGTTTAGCCAGAAAGACTAA
- a CDS encoding C40 family peptidase, with translation MIAFARNYLGTDYKWGGNTPNGFDCSGFIKYVYNEFDIEIPRTTSQYPLLYANRVDFDDAKVGDLIIFTGTDPKVRKPGHAGIITQVGEGQLHFIHSSSSKKHYGVTETNYFKSGYPKRYLSIVRMNKES, from the coding sequence ATGATCGCGTTTGCCAGAAATTATCTTGGTACGGATTACAAATGGGGCGGCAATACACCTAACGGATTTGATTGCTCGGGGTTTATTAAGTATGTCTACAATGAGTTTGACATTGAAATACCACGTACGACTTCACAGTACCCTTTACTCTACGCTAATCGAGTTGATTTTGATGACGCCAAAGTTGGCGATCTGATTATTTTTACTGGCACCGACCCTAAGGTTCGTAAACCGGGACATGCTGGGATCATCACCCAAGTAGGCGAGGGGCAATTACATTTCATACACAGCTCATCCTCGAAAAAACACTATGGCGTAACAGAAACCAATTACTTTAAAAGTGGCTACCCCAAACGCTACTTATCGATTGTACGAATGAACAAGGAGTCATAA
- a CDS encoding coniferyl aldehyde dehydrogenase, protein MNAITEIDTDLLLKQSFEDLQTHFKAAPSVSFEDRVEHLKVVKKSLIDHRSELIAALSEDFGCRTEFDSSIADIMPAVAQVNYTLKHLKRWLKPSKRSAGLMFMPSKVAVEYQPLGVIGIIAPWNFPVILSVGPIVTALAAGNRVMLKLSEFTPKTNQVIKKLLAVLPQHIVVIEGEADVAAQFSALPFDHLLFTGSTQVGRYVAQAAAPNLTPITLELGGKSPVIVADDSELDVAVDAILFGKCLNAGQICVSPDYAFVPERKVEQFVSRFFERLDALYPELEHEGGYTQIINQRQYDRLMGLLKDAKEKGAQITTKELTTHQGSRLIVPHLVTEVSEDMALMQDEIFGPILPIKPYTEMQDVLDYVNSKDRPLALYIMSKDESLIKHIVSHTHSGGVGINETVFHVGAEDAPFGGVGPSGMGHYHGIEGFHTFSHAKTVFHTPAWLGRIKLLLKSKKTMISMMGRLFIR, encoded by the coding sequence ATGAATGCGATAACAGAGATTGATACGGATTTACTGTTAAAACAATCATTTGAAGACTTACAAACGCATTTTAAAGCCGCACCATCTGTTTCTTTTGAGGACCGAGTTGAGCATTTAAAAGTAGTAAAAAAGAGTCTAATCGACCATCGCAGTGAATTAATTGCTGCGTTAAGTGAAGACTTTGGCTGTCGTACAGAATTTGATAGTTCAATAGCAGACATTATGCCCGCCGTTGCACAAGTTAACTACACGTTAAAGCACTTGAAACGCTGGCTGAAACCAAGCAAACGCAGTGCTGGGCTTATGTTTATGCCGAGTAAAGTTGCGGTGGAGTATCAACCTTTAGGCGTGATAGGTATCATCGCGCCTTGGAATTTTCCAGTGATACTCAGTGTTGGTCCTATCGTCACGGCTCTCGCAGCGGGCAATCGCGTCATGCTAAAGCTCAGTGAGTTTACCCCTAAAACCAACCAAGTAATCAAAAAACTGCTAGCGGTCTTGCCACAACATATTGTTGTGATAGAGGGAGAGGCCGATGTAGCGGCGCAATTTAGTGCTTTACCATTCGATCATTTACTCTTCACTGGCTCAACACAAGTTGGGCGTTATGTTGCTCAGGCTGCGGCGCCCAATTTGACACCGATTACGTTGGAACTTGGTGGAAAGTCGCCAGTGATTGTCGCTGACGATAGCGAACTTGATGTTGCAGTGGACGCTATCTTGTTTGGTAAGTGCCTTAATGCCGGTCAAATTTGCGTGTCTCCAGATTATGCTTTTGTGCCAGAACGAAAGGTCGAACAGTTTGTTAGCCGATTCTTCGAGCGACTTGATGCATTATACCCAGAGCTCGAACACGAAGGTGGGTATACTCAGATCATCAATCAGCGTCAATACGACCGACTGATGGGTCTCCTTAAAGATGCGAAAGAAAAAGGGGCTCAAATCACAACGAAAGAGCTGACAACGCATCAGGGTTCGCGTTTGATTGTTCCTCATCTTGTTACGGAAGTTTCTGAAGATATGGCACTAATGCAAGACGAGATATTTGGCCCTATTTTGCCAATCAAACCTTATACTGAGATGCAAGACGTACTGGACTACGTCAACAGTAAAGACCGACCATTGGCGCTGTACATTATGAGTAAAGATGAATCGTTGATTAAGCATATTGTGAGCCACACGCACAGTGGTGGAGTGGGGATCAATGAGACAGTTTTCCATGTGGGTGCAGAAGACGCGCCGTTCGGTGGTGTTGGTCCATCTGGTATGGGGCATTATCATGGTATAGAGGGCTTCCATACCTTCAGTCATGCGAAAACCGTATTTCACACTCCTGCTTGGCTCGGGCGAATTAAGCTGTTACTTAAGTCAAAAAAAACAATGATTAGCATGATGGGGCGCTTATTTATCCGGTAA
- a CDS encoding GNAT family N-acetyltransferase, translating to MLSSLKDLYGRIFINHAKTPLPTPESRRKKAPIAKGITLLEPEDISWVVSEIINESGHGHFNKQFLLPVTHDNLRKQIFTTIDKGYFDLEGERINAAIFGKYINGKIVGFMWVQQTTQLEYEIAMMGVDRQYRRQGIATEFMSKVLEDIVPVTGKSVAKISLYTASQNMLTLVRSVGFKKAKNQPEKQRTLLVRTV from the coding sequence ATGTTGAGTAGCTTAAAAGATCTTTATGGGCGAATATTTATCAACCATGCAAAAACACCGTTACCAACCCCTGAGTCACGGCGCAAAAAAGCGCCGATAGCAAAGGGTATTACACTGCTAGAACCTGAAGATATTAGTTGGGTTGTCAGTGAAATCATCAATGAGTCTGGGCACGGTCACTTTAATAAGCAATTTTTGTTGCCTGTTACTCATGACAACTTAAGAAAGCAGATCTTTACCACGATAGACAAGGGCTACTTTGACTTGGAGGGGGAACGCATCAACGCTGCTATCTTTGGAAAGTACATCAATGGAAAAATCGTAGGCTTCATGTGGGTGCAACAAACGACTCAACTTGAATACGAGATAGCGATGATGGGAGTCGATAGGCAGTATCGACGTCAGGGAATCGCGACTGAGTTTATGAGCAAGGTGCTCGAAGATATTGTACCTGTGACAGGTAAATCAGTGGCAAAAATCAGCCTCTATACCGCATCACAAAACATGCTGACACTAGTTAGAAGTGTTGGATTCAAGAAAGCTAAGAATCAACCAGAAAAACAACGGACTTTACTTGTTAGAACGGTGTGA
- a CDS encoding protein adenylyltransferase SelO produces MFMSFPLTLSHRYLDFPDAFYSQLNPQPLANSRWVTWNSEHAKEFGLPGHPPSGELKQYLFGELISPKHPSLAMKYAGHQFGIYNPELGDGRGLLLGELSDQHGVKHDLHLKGAGLTPYSRMGDGRAVLRSTIREYLGSEAMVGLGIPTTRALGMFAGDTVVYREKSEFGAMLLRTTQTHIRFGHFEHFFYQQQHDHLKLLADKCIDWYWPQAKHTNHPYLSLFQHIIDATVEMVASWQAIGFTHGVMNTDNMSILGQTFDYGPYGFMDGYDNNYIPNHSDYQGRYSFKMQPSITFWNLSALGYALSPLIEHHLIEAELEQYQAKLGAIFSNKMRKKLGLTLCLEGDSELFDEMFNLLNQHHTDYTRFMRSLSELDLLGEQPVIDLFVDRAKAQEWLMRYLRRCEKEINGEGKVITTDTRCHAMRQVNPKYILRNYLAQIAIDKAEQGDYCEIDTLIMLLKKPFDEHPDYNNYADLPPAWAQDIEISCSS; encoded by the coding sequence ATGTTTATGAGTTTCCCGTTGACCTTGTCTCACCGCTATTTGGACTTTCCTGATGCCTTTTATTCTCAATTAAACCCACAGCCGTTGGCGAACAGTCGGTGGGTGACTTGGAACAGTGAGCATGCCAAAGAATTCGGCTTGCCTGGGCACCCGCCAAGCGGTGAACTCAAACAGTACCTTTTTGGCGAACTGATATCTCCCAAGCACCCTTCACTGGCGATGAAATATGCAGGGCATCAATTTGGTATTTATAATCCTGAACTAGGGGATGGACGCGGCCTATTGCTGGGCGAGCTTAGCGATCAACACGGCGTTAAACACGACTTACACCTTAAAGGTGCTGGGTTAACACCTTATTCGAGAATGGGAGACGGCCGTGCGGTTTTGCGTTCAACGATTCGTGAGTATCTTGGCAGCGAGGCAATGGTAGGACTTGGTATACCGACGACTCGAGCTCTCGGCATGTTTGCGGGCGATACGGTCGTTTACCGAGAAAAGTCAGAGTTTGGTGCCATGTTGCTACGAACCACACAAACCCATATTCGATTCGGTCATTTTGAACACTTTTTCTATCAACAGCAGCATGACCACCTAAAGCTCCTTGCTGATAAGTGCATAGATTGGTATTGGCCTCAAGCCAAACACACAAACCACCCTTATCTCTCCCTATTTCAACACATCATTGATGCGACAGTCGAGATGGTAGCGAGTTGGCAAGCCATCGGTTTCACCCATGGAGTAATGAACACCGACAATATGTCGATACTCGGTCAAACCTTTGATTATGGCCCGTACGGGTTTATGGATGGCTACGACAATAACTACATCCCTAATCATTCCGATTATCAAGGGCGCTACTCTTTTAAAATGCAGCCCAGCATCACTTTCTGGAACTTATCAGCACTTGGCTACGCCCTCTCTCCTTTAATCGAGCATCATCTAATTGAAGCCGAGCTTGAGCAATATCAAGCCAAGTTGGGTGCGATATTCAGCAATAAAATGCGTAAAAAGTTGGGGTTAACTCTGTGCTTGGAAGGCGATAGCGAGCTCTTTGATGAGATGTTCAATTTGCTGAATCAACACCACACAGACTACACGCGCTTCATGCGCTCGCTTAGTGAGTTGGATCTCTTAGGTGAGCAACCTGTGATTGACCTTTTTGTGGACAGAGCAAAAGCACAAGAGTGGTTAATGCGCTATCTACGTCGCTGTGAAAAAGAGATTAATGGTGAAGGTAAGGTCATCACGACCGATACTCGCTGCCACGCCATGCGCCAAGTTAACCCGAAATATATTCTAAGAAACTACCTTGCCCAAATCGCGATAGACAAGGCTGAGCAAGGTGACTACTGCGAAATAGACACGTTAATAATGTTGCTGAAAAAGCCATTTGATGAACACCCTGACTACAACAATTACGCTGACCTGCCGCCCGCTTGGGCACAAGACATCGAAATCAGTTGTTCTTCGTAA
- a CDS encoding MerR family transcriptional regulator, translating into MYLISELAKRVNVSRTTLLYYEKIGLIQGKRLDNGYRRYSEDDVQRLLLLQKLHTGGLTLKECQACLNGTLERDTLQARLDTLAQEIEQKRQAHTLISGLLGEHSQKQLHESMSQIAPDAHMDWLLQQGFNEKDALRVKWLSKDMNTHDEYMNDFMTVFEDLERWGPGSDSETLKALNLIPNTGKKILEIGSGKGLTTMTLADNTSAHITAVDNEPVAIDKLKSKLATTQIQDRISPVCASMTSLPFAANSFDLLWAEGCVYIMGFEAALAAWKPFIKAGGYLVVSDLVWLTDNPQSPFTKFWKSEYPSMQSLETRLAQAQKQGYQVLDHFTIAQESWRNYWQPVEEKVKALTPTMPDSQALKDIQHEIEIYKQHQGDQFGYEFFILKV; encoded by the coding sequence ATGTACCTAATTTCAGAACTGGCTAAACGGGTAAATGTGTCACGCACCACCCTTCTCTACTATGAAAAGATTGGCTTGATCCAAGGTAAACGGCTGGACAACGGCTATCGAAGATACAGTGAAGACGACGTGCAGCGTTTATTGTTGCTTCAAAAACTCCATACAGGAGGGCTCACACTCAAAGAGTGTCAAGCCTGTCTAAATGGCACGTTAGAGCGAGACACACTGCAAGCCCGACTTGATACATTAGCCCAAGAGATTGAACAGAAACGTCAAGCACATACCTTGATTTCTGGCCTACTCGGAGAGCACTCCCAAAAGCAATTACACGAATCCATGAGCCAAATCGCACCCGATGCGCATATGGATTGGTTGCTTCAACAAGGTTTTAACGAAAAAGACGCCCTAAGGGTGAAATGGTTATCGAAAGACATGAATACGCATGATGAATATATGAACGACTTTATGACAGTGTTTGAAGATCTCGAACGCTGGGGACCAGGGAGCGATAGCGAGACACTTAAAGCGCTCAATCTCATTCCTAACACCGGGAAAAAGATTCTCGAAATCGGCAGTGGTAAAGGACTGACCACAATGACACTTGCTGACAACACGAGTGCCCACATTACAGCAGTAGACAATGAACCTGTCGCCATCGACAAGCTCAAAAGCAAATTGGCGACGACTCAGATTCAAGACCGCATATCTCCTGTCTGCGCATCAATGACTTCGCTTCCGTTTGCAGCGAACAGTTTTGACCTACTCTGGGCTGAAGGTTGTGTATATATCATGGGGTTTGAAGCCGCTCTTGCTGCGTGGAAACCGTTCATTAAAGCCGGCGGTTATCTTGTTGTTAGCGATCTCGTGTGGCTAACAGACAACCCTCAATCACCATTCACTAAGTTCTGGAAAAGTGAGTACCCATCTATGCAAAGCCTCGAGACAAGGCTCGCACAAGCACAAAAGCAGGGATACCAAGTTCTCGACCACTTTACGATTGCGCAAGAGTCATGGAGAAACTATTGGCAACCTGTAGAAGAAAAAGTTAAAGCACTTACACCAACAATGCCTGATTCACAAGCGCTTAAGGATATTCAACATGAAATTGAAATCTACAAGCAGCACCAGGGTGACCAGTTTGGCTATGAGTTTTTTATTCTGAAAGTTTGA